In Myxococcota bacterium, the DNA window ACCGGCAGCGACGTCGACATCGCGCGCGACCCCGTCGCGTCCGTACATGCTGGCCGGAATCACCCGAACTTCCTTGAGGCAGAGCGCGAAGCCGGGGAGGGCGAGGCCGTCCCAGTAGGTGGCCAGGAGCAGCAGTCGCGCACCCGGACGCGCACGCGCGACCGCATCCTCGAGGGCCGCTGGCGTTCCGGCCGCGTCGATCACGAGGTCATAGCCGTCGCTGGGTTCGCCGGCGCCGAGCCGAGCACCGGCGGCGCGTTGGGCGTCGTGGCGCGCGACCAGGTCGACCGGTGCACCGGCCGCACGGACCGCGGCGATCGCGCACAGTCCGATGCTGCCGCCGCCGATCACGCAGACCCGTTCGTCGCCGCGCAGCCGCGCCCGGCGCAGCCCGTGCACCGCCACGGCCAGCGGTTCGACGAGACAGGCATCTTCGACCCGCACGTGTCGCGCGAGGGGAACCAGGCAGCGTTCCGGCACGCGGATCGTCTCGGCCATGCCGCCGTCGTGGGAAGTCCCGATCACGATCGTTGGCCCGAGGGCGCAGAGGTTGTAGTCACCGGCGCGGCAGGCGGGGCAGGCGTCGCAAGGGCGCACCGGTTCGATCGCGACAGGCGTGCCGTCGGGCGTGGTGCCCGCCATCTCGTGTCCGAGGGTGACGCCCTCGAGACCCTGGGCCACCAGGTGGAGATCGGAGCCACAGATGCCCGCGGAGCGGATCGTGACGTCGATGCCCTCGTGGCGCGGCGGCTCGACGTCGACGACTTCGACTTTCCCGGCACGGGCTCGTACGGCGCGCATCGCCGCAGGCTACCCCAGGAAACG includes these proteins:
- a CDS encoding alcohol dehydrogenase catalytic domain-containing protein; this translates as MRAVRARAGKVEVVDVEPPRHEGIDVTIRSAGICGSDLHLVAQGLEGVTLGHEMAGTTPDGTPVAIEPVRPCDACPACRAGDYNLCALGPTIVIGTSHDGGMAETIRVPERCLVPLARHVRVEDACLVEPLAVAVHGLRRARLRGDERVCVIGGGSIGLCAIAAVRAAGAPVDLVARHDAQRAAGARLGAGEPSDGYDLVIDAAGTPAALEDAVARARPGARLLLLATYWDGLALPGFALCLKEVRVIPASMYGRDGVARDVDVAAGVLARSELADAIITHRFPLEAAPEAFGTAADRASGAIKVVLEP